A single region of the Hypanus sabinus isolate sHypSab1 chromosome 21, sHypSab1.hap1, whole genome shotgun sequence genome encodes:
- the nr2e3 gene encoding photoreceptor-specific nuclear receptor isoform X2: MNIPPTELSVSPELEANQAVKSPSPGKSLSPALMCKVCGDTSSGKHYGIYACNGCSGFFKRSVRRKLIYRCQAGTGMCPVDKAHRNQCQACRLKKCLQAGMNKDAVQNERQPRSTAQVRVDTAELDPDKEHIATTRENTSSSVSTQRPISSNTNSNQRTSSPQNNHRFMASLMTAETCAKLEPEDVDENVDVMSNEPERTATEYQMSTYPPSSPESVYEVSARLLFMAVKWAKNLAVFSNLPFRDQVILLEEAWNELFLLCAIQWSMPLEGCPLLSSPELSLSPQGKSSSTVADVRILQETIGRFKALVVDPTEFACLKAVVLFKPETRGLKDPEQVENLQDQSQVMLGQHSRTQYPIQPVR, from the exons ATGAACATCCCCCCAACAGAATTATCAGTCAGCCCAGAGTTGGAGGCCAACCAGGCAG TAAAGAGTCCAAGTCCAGGAAAGTCTCTGAGTCCCGCGCTCATGTGTAAGGTGTGTGGGGACACCAGCAGCGGTAAGCACTATGGCATCTATGCTTGCAACGGCTGCAGTGGCTTCTTCAAGAGGAGTGTCAGGAGAAAGCTCATCTACAG ATGCCAGGCCGGGACAGGGATGTGTCCTGTGGATAAAGCCCATCGGAATCAGTGCCAggcctgcagactgaagaagtgtTTACAGGCTGGAATGAATAAAGATG CTGTACAGAACGAACGGCAGCCTCGAAGCACTGCCCAAGTGCGGGTGGACACAGCCGAACTGGACCCCGACAAAGAGCACATCGCCACAACCAGAGAGAATACTTCATCATCTGTTAGCACACAGAGACCCATCTCCTCCAATACCAACTCCAACCAGAGGACCAGCAGCCCACAGAACAACCACAGGTTCATGGCTAGCCTGATGACAGCGGAGACCTGCGCCAAACTGGAACCCGAGGACG TGGACGAGAACGTTGATGTGATGAGTAATGAGCCCGAGAGGACAGCCACTGAATACCAGATGTCCACCTACCCGCCCAGCAGCCCTGAGAGTGTTTACGAAGTTTCAGCCAGGCTGCTCTTCATGGCAGTGAAATGGGCCAAGAACCTAGCAGTGTTTTCCAACCTGCCCTTCAGAGACCAG GTAATTTTGCTGGAGGAAGCCTGGAATGAACTGTTCCTGCTCTGTGCTATCCAGTGGTCCATGCCCCTGGAGGGCTGCCCTTTGTTATCATCACCTGAACTCTCTCTCAGCCCTCAGGGAAAGAGCAGCTCCACCGTGGCAGATGTTCGCATTCTGCAGGAGACCATCGGCCGCTTCAAGGCCCTCGTTGTGGATCCCACAGAGTTTGCCTGTCTGAAAGCAGTGGTGCTGTTTAAACCAG